In Cyanobacteria bacterium FACHB-DQ100, one DNA window encodes the following:
- a CDS encoding MgtC/SapB family protein, whose amino-acid sequence MANYSIDIHNWGGLLFRLGSAIVAGGAIGWERQQRHKAGGLRTHMLVSLGSALFILVPIEVSGSADGLSRTIQGVATGVGFLGAGEILHRSRPNRNSQEVKGLTSAASIWVTAALGITAGAGLWQLTVLGTLLTLITLVVVKRLEQIALVSKQNDSEE is encoded by the coding sequence ATGGCAAATTATTCGATCGATATTCACAACTGGGGCGGATTGCTATTTCGATTAGGGAGCGCGATCGTTGCAGGCGGCGCGATCGGTTGGGAGCGTCAGCAGCGCCACAAAGCAGGGGGACTCAGAACCCATATGCTCGTCAGCTTGGGATCTGCTTTGTTTATTCTCGTCCCGATCGAAGTGAGCGGTTCAGCCGATGGCTTAAGCCGCACAATTCAAGGTGTAGCGACGGGTGTTGGATTTTTGGGAGCCGGAGAAATTTTGCACCGATCGCGCCCCAACAGAAATAGCCAGGAAGTCAAGGGCTTAACCTCTGCTGCCTCAATTTGGGTTACAGCCGCTTTGGGCATCACGGCTGGAGCAGGACTTTGGCAGCTTACCGTCCTGGGAACCCTGCTCACTCTGATCACCCTGGTTGTAGTGAAGCGCTTGGAGCAGATTGCGCTCGTTTCTAAGCAGAATGATTCGGAAGAATGA